CCAGGCTCCGCCACAGGTGGCGCCGGCGAGGAAGGCTGCGCCGCAGATCGCGACGATGCGGCAGAGCTGGAAGCCAGCAGCGGTCATGGGCGATTCGCGTCGCGCTGGCGCGGGGTGGCCGGCGATGGTTTGGCTTTCGCCGCCGGATCGGCCTTCGGCGCCGAGGCCGGCGTCGGCTGCGCCGCGGCCGCCTCGGCAGATGCCGGCATGGCGGTGTTGTCCAGGTTCATCACCACTCCGCCCTCGAATCGGATCACGTCGCCTTTCTCGGTAATCCGCAGCCGCTGGCCGCGCAACGTGCCGCCGAGCCATTTGACGTCGACCGGCTCGTCGGACGCCACGGTGCCCTTGCTCATGTCGATGTCGGCCTGGGTCATCCAGGCCTCGCTGCCGGTCGAGGTGCGCAGATAGACGTCCTTCTGCAGATTCAGGAGTTGCGCCTTGGTGTTGAATTTGCCGTCGCGCGCCTCGATCAGCACGGTGGATTGATCGTCGCTGACGACCTTGGCCCGCAGCGTATGCAGGTCGACATGGTCCTGGCTGGTCAGATCCTGCGTCGCCGACCGCGCCCACATCTCGTAGGGCCGGCCGTCGTCGGTGAAGCCGGCCATATGCGGCGATTCCATTGTAATCTTGGTTCCCGACACCACCAGATCGCCGACCTCGAGCGGTAGTTTCGACAGCAGGCGAAACGGGTTGAACAGCGAGATCGCAATGATCGCGGCCATCGACAGCGCCACCACCAGCGGCACAGCGATCCGCAGCGTCCGCACCAGCCGGCTATGGCGCGCCGCTGCCGCGAAGCGCACCTCCATGCCGGCCTGATAGGATGCCGCCTGAACCGAAGCCACCGCTGCTCCCGCCTGGTGCCGAGCCCGGCCTCATGGGCCGGGGTTCGAGCCCTGCTGTCTCACTCTCGCGCTCCCGGATTTGGGACCGGCCGGGGTAAACCGGCGCGGGGAGCAACCCCAGATAGTCACAAACGCCGCGACAGGCGAGGGGACACCGGCGTCCGGTCGATCAAAACTCCATCAGGACGAGGAGTATGACCGAAACGGGGCGGGCCTTGCCCGTCGGCGAAGGCCCGATTTCCTCAGGAATGCGCGAAGATGTCCTCTTCGCTCCAGCCGCCGAGGTCGAGTCGGGCGCGGTGCGGCAGGAATCCGAAGCAGGCCTGCGCCAGCTCGGTTCGGTTCTCCCGCGCCAGCATGGCGTCGAGCTTGTCGCGCAGCGCGTGGAGATGAAGCACGTCGGAGGCGGCGTAAGCGAGCTGGGCGTCGCTCAGCGTGTCGGCGCCCCAGTCGCTGGATTGCTGCTGCTTCGACAGATCGACGTTGAGCAGCTCGCGCACCAGGTCCTTCAGGCCGTGCCGGTCGGTGTAGGTCCGGGTCAGCCGCGAGGCGATTTTGGTGCAGTACACCGGTTGCGGCATCACCCCGAGCGCATTGGAGAGCGCGGCGAGATCGAACCGCGCGAAGTGGAAGATCTTCAAGATATTCGGGTCGCCGAGCAGCTTCTTCAGGTTCGGCGCATCGCTGTGCCCCTGCGGGATCTGCACCACGTCAGCGCTGCCGTCGCCGTTCGATAATTGCACCACGCACAATCGGTCGCGATGCGGATGCAGCCCCATCGTCTCGGTGTCGATCGCCACGGAATCATTGTAGCGGGTGAGATCCGGCAGATCGCCGCGATGCAGGCGGATCGTCATGGTGGGGCAAATCCTCGGAATTGAAATCGGGCGTTGAAGGAGGGGCCGGAACCGGCCTCGAATCGCCTGCTCAACCTATCGCCGCGACCGGCGTGAGGCGAGCGCGGCGCTGATCCTGCGGTGAGAATCATCGGGCTCGGCATTAGCTTCAGGGCATTGGGCGAGTGGTGCCCAGGAAAGGACTCGAACCTTCACGGCCGTGAAGCCACTGGCACCTGAAGCCAGCGCGTCTACCAATTCCGCCACCTGGGCCCGGGCGGGTTGATAGGGACCCGATACGGAAATGTCAAATTGCTTCGCGGCTCCAATTCCGCTGTACAGCGAAAGGTTGATGCCGTAACGCGAAACCGCCAGAATGCAGGCGTTCCGGCGCTTCGTTTCTCCACAGGATGACCCCGCATGACTTCGAATATCGACACCCTCGTCACGGTTTTCGGCGGTTCGGGCTTCATCGGCCGCCATGTGGTCAGCGCGCTGGCCCGTCGGGACTACCGAATCAGGGTGGCGGTGCGGCGGCCGGAGCTCGCCGGGCATCTGCAGCCGCTCGGGCGGGTCGGCCAGATCCATGCGGTGCAGGCCAATCTGCGC
The DNA window shown above is from Rhodopseudomonas palustris HaA2 and carries:
- the lptC gene encoding LPS export ABC transporter periplasmic protein LptC, with translation MASVQAASYQAGMEVRFAAAARHSRLVRTLRIAVPLVVALSMAAIIAISLFNPFRLLSKLPLEVGDLVVSGTKITMESPHMAGFTDDGRPYEMWARSATQDLTSQDHVDLHTLRAKVVSDDQSTVLIEARDGKFNTKAQLLNLQKDVYLRTSTGSEAWMTQADIDMSKGTVASDEPVDVKWLGGTLRGQRLRITEKGDVIRFEGGVVMNLDNTAMPASAEAAAAQPTPASAPKADPAAKAKPSPATPRQRDANRP
- a CDS encoding ribonuclease D, producing the protein MTIRLHRGDLPDLTRYNDSVAIDTETMGLHPHRDRLCVVQLSNGDGSADVVQIPQGHSDAPNLKKLLGDPNILKIFHFARFDLAALSNALGVMPQPVYCTKIASRLTRTYTDRHGLKDLVRELLNVDLSKQQQSSDWGADTLSDAQLAYAASDVLHLHALRDKLDAMLARENRTELAQACFGFLPHRARLDLGGWSEEDIFAHS